In Mytilus trossulus isolate FHL-02 chromosome 10, PNRI_Mtr1.1.1.hap1, whole genome shotgun sequence, the DNA window AGACAAATCTTTTAGAAAAGggaaacaaatgaaaaagaggCAAATGTATCATATGTAAGtgttaacaataaaatgttttactttataaatacacatgatatagtctttgcttaaaaaaaaagaaaaaaataaaatttagaaataaagagTATCCAATATGCTTTTCCCATGATGCTATCAAATTTAACCTGTTCTtaaattttatctattataCTTTTTCATAGTTCCTGTTCCAAATGAATTTGAACtatagattttaaaacaaaaaggtaaaatctcATTGAACCAGCAAAGAAAAATATCCAACAGTTTCATGTAtatatgatcaaataaaatgaacaataaacatatcttaaaaacatttacaagtataaaagtaaaagaatacaTAAAAACAGCAAATGAAGAATCGAAACAAAAATCTAATGAAGTTTAGCCTAAAACAACCACAGACATTTGAGATCTGACAAAGatgaaatgaatgaatatcTGCAAATTCATGCAAATTACTGATTGTGCATTATTTACCCCCTAAATATTGAGCCATCTTCTCAGCTTTGTTTAAAAGCGTATAAATTCATTAAAGTTATTAACAATATATTACATTCCTCTGGCTGGATGCCTAAAGTTTAGACATATATCATTTGTAGCAAAATGATgatgattataaaattatttgtacaGACTTTTTATTCCTATGATAAAAGACTTAGTATCATGTTTTAATTACAATGTCCTTTATTAGGTATTTTATActgtaatttttaattcttattGTATGAGAAATAATTAGAATAACACTGAAATGTATATTATGAAAGAGTTATACAAAAACATGCATGTTTGATGATGTTTAATAATGATGTTtcatattatacatttaaacataTGTAAACAACTCATTTtgctatttaatttttaaaagtcataatGATATCATTCTGcacattaaacaaaatgaagaaCAAACAAACCACATCTACACTTATTTCACACATGTGTGCCCCTCACTTATACACTTTAACTTACTCTCTCTATCCATGTATTTTGTCTATTCTATATCACAATGTTTATCATACCTAAATCTTCATATATGTTTATCCATACATTCACATCTTTATTGACTAATGTTTTAGGCTAGGATTGAATTCTTCCACACATTATTAAGATGAATACTGTGGATGTGAATACAAATACATATTAAAGTAAAATGTTGTCATGGCTAACAGAAGCCCTTTTTCGATTTAAGGGATTAACGCTAGggagatatatattatatttaaacaaagtaACTTCCAGGTCAAcaatattaaacacattatttcaGTTCATTAAACTCTAAACttaaactttgaaaatttaacatttcaacaatttgaagaaaaacaaaactgcACAATAATCTGTTTTTAAGTAGGAAGTATTGATTCAGtgatttaaaacaattgaagaGTTTGTAGTTTGTTGAAAATGTATCGTTAATTGTCCATTTCAAACAAGATGAATGTCAAACAAAAGACAAAGATGCCACAAAGTGGTTAAATTTCTGGTCTCTGATGAGTTTGTAAAAGTTTCagctttaaatttcaaataaaacgaattttgaagatttttatacATGAAAAAAGTGAGACCACAGCTGTTAAAAAATGGGAAAATTTTCTTCACAGGAAatatcattttaacaaaaactgcCAAATCTCAAAAATGTCAGTCCATGTAATAACAGTATCTGTATCCTATATATTCATGTATCATATGTTCTTAATTCATATACGGTACAGAAAAATgctcattaaaaatcaaaaattataagACATTGACTAAATAAGAAGTTGTTCTGTTCAGCAGTACCAAGCTTCTGACCAAGTATATAGACTTTCTCTTCAGTATTGCAAGAGAAATGTGTGATGAAAAGATTTGTTGGACGGACTGACGAACAGACAGATTGACAAGGTGAATTTAATATAGCACACTTGTATAGTGTGGATACAATAATTTATAACGCATCAAGTTTCTTGGATGAAATAGACAATTAATGCTATGAAAACAACGCCCACATTGCTATgactacatttataaataacaaacatgTTCCATATAGGATTATCACAGTATAAATAAGTCCTCTAGTTTCTCTGTCTGATATAGTAGATCGTAGAGCTATCTCTATAAACCCATGACATATCCACTGGCCATCTAAAGCATAACAGGGTACAACATTCAGTATTATTAATGCTCCTGAGAGAGATATTAAATATCTGGTACTGAGTTAAGGATCATACAGGACAAACTGTTTATTCTAAATACCATTACTTACAACAATTCATGATAGGTCATATACGATTTAATTGACATGTACGTTTATTTTCTGACTGCATGTGgtaaagtattttaaaataaaatgattagaAACAAGATACAGTGTGAGCTACTGCTTACTAATTTCTATCATTGCTCTAACTGAAAGGAAACACATATACAAATCAATGTAGAAACACTAACCAGGAAGTAAGTAAGGATACAGTTTAACTTGTGTAATCATATTAAATTAGGCACCATATATAAAGGTGCAATGGTGTAAAGTTGTTGGGAAAAATGCAACAGCAATTTGTTAAGCAAGGCATATTTTTGATAGAGAATTGGGTATCTAGATGATTTAAAGATGCTGAAAAAATGGGATGAAATGTTTCCTACATCAATTAACATTAAAACACAGATGTAAACAGTGTCCTATAGTTGTTAGAATCCTTGTCTTTTTCTCTCTGGTAGATAGTTTTATCATTGGCAAAAATACAATTCATTTTAGTAAACACAGTTAAAGGGAGATAAACAAGTTACTTTTTTAACACATTCGgctgtcattttaataaaaacaagcctCTTCCTCCTCTGTTGTTGTTGGGAATGCTCATGATATCATCATTAACTGGTTATTGATTCCAGGTTAGAAATATAGCTGGGGCAAATCCTTGGCTATggcatatgcatattttttttgtaaaaaatatgttatgaatttatatatttaacatttataacatgtataacactcatatctatttttcatttattgttatgTCATAAATCTGGATGTTGTTTCTGTTGTTAAAAACATTTCCAAATGTTGTTGTATctgccttttatagttgactgtACAGTATTagttttgatcattgttgaaggctagaGGGAAACTTATAAGTAATCATATCCATATTATTTTGACTCTGGGGATAAAGGTTTTCATTGAATAAAATGTTACCGCATCTTTTGTATAATAATCACTGCTTACTAAAAAACTACCACTTTCATCATTATCTGAATAACATTTGTAGTATACAGTTCTGATTTATGATGAtctatgtataaaacaaatattgcaaaCATTCAAAATCAGTATACTTATCCTGACCGTGAAAACACAATTATAATCAGTAAAAAGGATACTTGCTGAAAGTTTCTACAACATATGGTAGATTCAATGGAATAGCAAAACTTTTTGGTACATAATTACTCAGTACaactgtaaaagaaaaaaaataatacaattataattaCAACTAAAAGAGTATTCAtcaatatgtaaaaaagaaaatgctttttctatttaaatttcattagaATTGCCTATATTGAAGAATTTCACCACTTTTAAATATAGTCcaagattactctgacgtccaacggctgttttgccagacaagctggagCCGTAGGACGTCAAAGCTCGttccatatcaaaaagtagatatttgcccacccaaattAGATGCGCTGCTTCGTCGCTTCTGGTGATGAAGAGATGAATGAAAAATGAACAGATTGATGCCTGATTTATATTATTCTGAGGCCGTCAGTCAGTACCAGAAGCGACGAAGCAcagcatctattttgggtgggcaaatatccactttttgatatggaacaagctctgacgtcccacagccctagcttgtctggcaaaacagctgttggacgtcagagtaatctcggactattTAAAATAGAACTTTATATCTTGAtcgtattttgtaaaaaatttactttttctatttttagtccCTTAGTGATTTTGACCAATAATTTAGTGTGTGATGCATATTCTTTCCCTTCTAGTCCCCTTAATACAACTACCAGAATTTTAATTTCTTCAGAGCATTGCCCTTAACATGCTTAAGGTAATACATCTTTCTGTTTGTTCTATTGTAGCCCTGAACTTGATTCTTTTGATTTGTCTCCCTTGTTTTCATTTAAGTCACAATTTTTGATTCCCTACTAATAATTCAGTATCTTCAACttgttacatttaatttttattcagcAGAAAACTAGTCCTCTCTTAGTACAGTAGCCTAATTGATAATGATCAAACTTCAAGGGAAAACCTCTGATAAACCATTAAACAACAAAGAAAGTActgattttgtaatttaattgaaCTGGACTCATTACAATGTTAAAGAGTTTACAGAAAATGGAAAGATAACTTTCAACCTACTGGAATGTTTACATTTCTATCacaagtttgtatttttttctttaaatctatcaatatttaaattaaatattcttGACTTACCAGAGTAATGAAGGTCAAGTGGATGACCCAGAAACAGCAATGGTGGTTTACGTCCATGGTAAACTTGAAGTAATTTGGTTTCATTATCTAAGGCAGGATATACACAAACATCACCCTTTGGTATATAACAATCACTTTGTAATTTACACATGGGTCTCTCAGTTATAGCTCTTGCTGGCAAACAAgcaaatttctgaaaataacaatttattatctTAATGGTATCATCTTTAAGTAAAAGAAACAATATTCCACTTTGTACAACCAAATCTGACACATAACCttttagagagaaaaaaatctgtgaAACTGGAAACTATTTTGTAAGGTCTTTGTATGTGTATGTATGGTAATGTTATGACtcaaatatatgtacattgtataacaagaggctgtcacaacgacagcaaactggatttattaacattcatttatgtcctggcaatatcacaagaaccattactgatgaatggtgaaagtgaaaatcataaatatcaaattgacctccattttgtcattagtatcaacatattaaaatttggaagcttagattgaatggttcatgagtaaatgcaacaacatgaatggaaacgccattttcaatctttcaagaaccataactcctgaacagtgaaagtcaaaatcgtcattattgaacttgacctctattttgtcatcagtaacaacatataaaaatttcaaaagctttggttgaatggttcatgagaaaatgcacggacacgactggaaacaccatttttcaatctttcaagaactataactcctgaatggtaaaagtcaaaatcgtcattattgaacttgacctccattttgtcatcagtaacaacatattaaaatttgggaagctttggtaaaACAGTTCATGCATACGGTAAATgcatggacacgactggaaactccatttttcaatctttcaagaaccataactcctgaacggtaaaagtcaaaatcgccattattgaacttgaccttcatttagttgtcagtaacaacatattaaaattttaaaagctttggtaaAACGGTTTATGaattaatgcacggacaacatttgattgccgcccgcccggCAGCCCCctgtacatccccaaatcaataaccaacatttttgtcacaaaaatccggttaaaaatgaaCCCTAAGTTATTACTGGTATTTTCCCCTGGTTTAAGGAAATCAACAGATATCTTATCACCATGAcattataaaatttaagttattttaaaaaaaaagttttataacatttaaaaaaacagatttaaagGCTTGTTTCCATATCAATCATTTCCATGTCTTTTGACCAAACATGAGATTTTTATAACCCTACAACTTCTAGTTTAACAATAGGCATATAAAAATGCCTTAAAATAAATGACTAACTTACATCATGGGGAGCAGTATTTGTATGATAATTGAAACACAGGTGTGTAAATGACTAACTTTCATCATGGGGAGCAGTCTTTGTATGATAATTGAAACAGAGGTGTGTAAATGACTAACTTACATCATGGGGAGCAGTCTTTGTATGATAATTGAAACACAGGTGTGTAAATGACTAACTTACATCATGGGGAGCAGTCTTTGTATGATAATTGAAACACAGGTGTGTATACAACTAACTTACATCATGGTAGCAGTATTTGTATGATAATTGAAACACAGGTGTGTAAATGATTAATTTACATCATGGGGAGCAGTCTTTGTATGATAATTGAAACACAGGTGTGTAAATGACTAACTAACATCAAGGGGAGCAGTCTTTGAATGATAATTGAAACACAGGTGTGTAAACGACTAACTTACATCATGGGAGCAGTCTTTGTATGATAATTGAAACCCAGGTGTGTAAATGACTAACTTACATCATGGGAGCAGTCTTTGTATGATAATTGAAACACAGGTGTGTAAATGACTAACTTACATCATGGGGAGCAGTCTTTGTATGATAATTAAATGACTAACTTACATCATGGGGAGCAGTCTTTGTATGATAGTTAAAACACAGGTGTGTACTGCTACTCCTATTACAACAGTCGATAGATTTCTCTGTTCGAGTCCAGTCTGGAGggataaaaacaacatttaaattagCAGAAAAGTTTATACACAAATAAGTCTGATCAGCTATTTCATTACAGATTTCTAAGTTTCCTAGCTAAAAAGGTATATTCATATATCTGTGACAAAGTACACATATAATTACAAGCATTACTGGTTCTATACAGAGACATTCAGGATTCTCCTAAATCATCATTTCAtaagaaaaaaactataaatactaataataacaacaaatgcTGAAAATCACCTTGTaataaacttataaatatttcttttttggtaTGAGAAACAGAACATATTGCACTTTACTAATTCAGGCTGACtggttgtttattattttttcgttagtttgttttcttttagaatataggtactgtggattcattattattcgttggataccaattttcgagggttcgtgggtacaggtgaaccacaaattcaaatgttcatggaataacatattttaaataggctttgtatacagagaaTTGCGAAACCACGTTTTCAGCAATCCTTGataattgatacccacgaaaataaatgaatccacagtatatactCACAATAACAATATAGGTGATTATTTCAACCTAAATGTAGATATATTTACTTTTAGGGGATGCATCCAAATCTTTAATTAAATTCAAAGCCATACAATGTCCCATAGTTGGTTCTTTCATACtgacagaaatacatgtagtCCAGTCATCAAGACTAGTGACACGACAATCACTTAAACTGGTTATTGCTTCTCCTACTGCAAGACCTCTTGGTCCAGATACGGCTGAGTTCTACaataaaaaactttgaataattAGAGAATTATAAAAACTTGCTGCCTCTCTTTTTCAAACCTGTGACACAACACCAATACTTTTaagtatattaaaatataacaaaaatatcagtcCATAGGACACTAATGCCCGCTTGTTAAGTGAGATTGGTGTAAAAAcctttatttagaaaataatgaTCAAGATTGAAGTTAATGTGACACAACGTGATGgtaaactaccttgaccaaaactttaatctatatttctatgttcattgaaaaataaaatcagtgCAACCTCCCTCATGTCTGTTTGGATTGGTCATCcaatttgtcaatataatggaactaAAACATGGATAAACAATTGTTACAAAAGCGGGTAGTTTAACTAGCTATATTAGACCAGTTAACTTATTTCCTTCAGCAAATTCCTAttacaagtcaggaatatccAAGTGGTTGTCTATTTGTTCTGTTGATTGATATAATTTAACGTTTGAATTTGTCATATTTAAGAaagcataaaatatataaagtgttgtttttatttatgatgaacttcctctttttaaatttttcttgtaGTTcggtaatacttttttttttatatatgatttaaaaagtTCACAGCATAATgtacatgtgtaccaagttaaAATGTGACCACAACTTGAAAGTAATCTATCCTGACAATACTATACATCTGTGTCATGATTTATAATATATGGCGACAGCAGTATAGTTAGGGTCAGTAACCATACTTAACTTGTgcaaaactttaataaaaaatactataaTAAGAATACTATACCTCTGTGACCTGAGTTATAACCACAGACTCTCCAGTACCGTAGAATGGAGCCAGTAGTAAAGGTAGTATCAACAGCACACATAACGCTAATAcaacaattacaaaattatgCCACACTCCAGCACAGTAAATTCTCAACTGACGTAGTGGGGAGACTGCTTGTAAGTGCTCTGTTGATAAATCCACATACGCTCCTgggtataaaataaatataaacaaaccaaaaccattTACTCTTACTTGTTCCCTGAAAAAAaggatataaaatataatttatgatttCATAGTAAACATGATCATCATTAGAAAGCTGGATGGTCATATAGTAATACTG includes these proteins:
- the LOC134687007 gene encoding membrane-bound transcription factor site-2 protease-like → MLQTTWIALVLGFWSSLYLLDAFLKTQKWSGRQYIERLDKTGLSVSICQLRWYTALFNRTFVKLGQWRPHFLRVWFNCGVVFGLLAMIMSILLLTLLVFNTFRQQPVDQQVLTPVMPGINLPISQMSYYLLTLLVCGILHEVGHAIAAVREQVRVNGFGLFIFILYPGAYVDLSTEHLQAVSPLRQLRIYCAGVWHNFVIVVLALCVLLILPLLLAPFYGTGESVVITQVTENSAVSGPRGLAVGEAITSLSDCRVTSLDDWTTCISVSMKEPTMGHCMALNLIKDLDASPKNWTRTEKSIDCCNRSSSTHLCFNYHTKTAPHDKFACLPARAITERPMCKLQSDCYIPKGDVCVYPALDNETKLLQVYHGRKPPLLFLGHPLDLHYSVVLSNYVPKSFAIPLNLPYVVETFSKYLISLSGALIILNVVPCYALDGQWICHGFIEIALRSTISDRETRGLIYTVIILYGTCLLFINVVIAMWALFS